A window of Castanea sativa cultivar Marrone di Chiusa Pesio chromosome 1, ASM4071231v1 contains these coding sequences:
- the LOC142622302 gene encoding putative UPF0481 protein At3g02645, with protein sequence MYSELKTSESSILISHDQEWVIQISRALEEGLQDNDEGVPVSIFSVPKTLLSFKPEAYIPQLVALGPYHHHRLELLEMERYKLTSAMRLQKKLKEIKFRDLVNQIAESDSCIRACYHRFLEFDQETLSWMLSIDASFLLEYLQTYSTKMEDSLMRITSKMAHLIDHTHRKTAHHAVLRDIIMLENQIPLFLLREVHSFYPREDHDEVLATMLIGFCKHLSPIECINEQHFKEVCFTKSHLLELLYYMVAPKLQLVADNSEQEKPKEDKEIGYFQSILDALCYINLAPLRLLVKIVNSKAVKLLVTLPFIIISYLCNFKNKTNITDLISSAEAVAEDAQSASNEMKDESPLVEEIAIPSVTQLHKNGVKFRPSKGGLGTINFDKCSGTFFLPLIHLDGNSEVVLRNLVAYEACIAPDVMIFTRYTELMNGIIDTEEDVKILREAGIILNRLKSDEEVAMLWNGMTKSVRVTKVPILDKAIEAANACYSGCWRNKMTGFMKKYIFGSWPCLTFLAANILILLSTLQAACSMYNCSKLLATP encoded by the coding sequence ATGTACTCTGAACTAAAAACCAGTGAATCATCTATACTTATAAGTCATGATCAAGAATGGGTCATACAGATAAGTCGAGCCCTAGAGGAAGGCCTTCAAGACAATGATGAAGGTGTTCCTGTTAGCATCTTTAGCGTACCCAAAACCCTACTCTCTTTCAAACCAGAAGCATACATTCCACAACTTGTAGCCCTTGGCCCATACCATCATCACCGGCTCGAACTCCTCGAGATGGAACGCTACAAGCTCACTTCAGCTATGAGATTGCAAAAGAAACTCAAAGAAATCAAATTCCGCGACTTGGTTAACCAAATCGCGGAAAGTGATAGCTGCATCCGTGCTTGTTATCATAGGTTCTTGGAATTCGACCAAGAAACACTCTCTTGGATGTTGTCCATTGATGCTTCCTTCTTGTTGGAGTACCTCCAAACCTACTCCACAAAAATGGAAGACTCGCTTATGCGAATAACTTCTAAGATGGCACATTTGATTGACCACACGCATAGGAAAACGGCACACCATGCAGTCCTTAGGGATATTATCATGCTAGAAAACCAAATCCCTTTATTTTTGCTCAGAGAAGTCCACAGTTTTTATCCCCGTGAAGATCATGACGAAGTACTAGCAACAATGCTAATTGGTTTTTGCAAACATCTGTCGCCCATAGAGTGCATCAATGAGCAACATTTCAAAGAAGTATGTTTCACCAAATCCCATTTGCTAGAGCTTCTCTACTACATGGTTGCACCGAAATTGCAACTTGTAGCTGATAATTCTGAGCAGGAAAAGCCAAAAGAAGACAAAGAGATTGGCTACTTCCAATCCATCTTGGATGcactatgttatattaacttgGCCCCGCTCCGCCTTCTCGTTAAGATTGTCAATTCAAAGGCAGTCAAGCTTTTAGTTACACTGCCATTTATAATCATCTCCTATCTATGTAATTTTAAGAACAAGACTAATATAACCGATCTCATCTCTTCCGCTGAGGCTGTGGCCGAAGATGCGCAAAGCGCATCTAATGAGATGAAAGATGAAAGCCCTTTAGTAGAAGAGATTGCAATTCCTAGCGTGACACAGCTTCATAAAAATGGTGTTAAATTTCGTCCATCAAAGGGTGGCTTGGGGACTATTAATTTTGACAAATGTTCAGGTACATTTTTCCTTCCACTTATTCATTTGGATGGCAACTCTGAGGTTGTTTTAAGGAACCTCGTCGCCTATGAGGCATGTATTGCACCGGACGTGATGATTTTTACACGCTACACGGAATTGATGAATGGAATTATTGATACTGAGGAGGATGTGAAGATTCTTCGAGAGGCTGGGATCATCTTGAACCGGCTCAAAAGCGATGAAGAAGTAGCGATGCTTTGGAATGGAATGACCAAGTCTGTGAGGGTGACAAAAGTTCCAATTCTAGACAAGGCCATTGAAGCTGCAAATGCTTGTTATTCGGGGTGTTGGAGGAACAAGATGACTGGTTTCATGAAGAAGTATATCTTTGGTTCATGGCCATGTCTTACATTTTTAGCAGCTAACATTCTAATATTACTGTCTACTCTGCAGGCTGCTTGTTCTATGTACAATTGTTCCAAATTGTTGGCCACCCCATGA